The Amaranthus tricolor cultivar Red isolate AtriRed21 chromosome 6, ASM2621246v1, whole genome shotgun sequence genome has a segment encoding these proteins:
- the LOC130815853 gene encoding PKS-NRPS hybrid synthetase cheA-like — MILGTSRNPKERPWTVRVFPGEKGIHNHPFFMYIDGQIRVNRMTVDIRQHIRDLSATGMQPAFIMSSIRRNFPRFYASMNQIYNERQSMRREEMDGRTPLQHCLYMATEHNYVVWRDLDSEDQLTRLLIANPTSIQMLRSWPHVVLIDTTYKTNKQKWPLCEIIGMTPTNHNFLVALCLMRDEAAVSYSWVLERLRDIYGTVQTPDVIVTDRDEGLSAAIHAVFPDVRHLLCVWHIGNDVENMVDKLCGGKKNQQGQLFRQTKWNPLVNSMTIADFENRWEGIVSTWSTRNRRVVQYLAGTWIPHKEKFVRAWTNDCLHLGNQTTSRVESQHSSFKYYLGSGNSSFDTLFKRAHAQITNQQSKIRQALEESKNSISRTSRLNFLRPLYRHVSIFALELLMMEHNRMLTLGSCLLEKCGCVIQKTHGLPCACYCYLSIRSNGALYLDDIHPFWKTLKYLDAEEDANEEVRHANADDKEYFQSLVDEVLKSDPSVLRRVSQVLEHELHPDGDDIPEPEASPPRKGRPMTSRTLRRNKSAFEYSRSSSRGCGSRSSSRGRSSGRSSSRSHQSSVGINFSFNLSDGAAGRDFSLFPWPDHIPFILPPYLFDWIDVIGDGNCGFRAIAATELGGEEAWPLLRRAMSLEMETHREQYARLYLSADSVEEAIFRVGAHNKGPAPYDHWLEATTLYSAATFLNIAIAYYGSADGHPMYNCLVLPLRRTGGMHGVNKLIHILWVNGNHYVQLLMNDDSSPLPPVQQNWRAANNSCADLERQYRNRISLWSRMCNIQRQQHNNTAGDAVNLDSP, encoded by the exons atgattttaggaactagtcgtaacccaaaggaaagaccttggacggttagagtgtttcctggtgaaaaaggaatacataaccatccgttcttcatgtacatagatggtcaaataagagtaaataggatgactgtggatatcaggcagcacatacgagatctaagtgcaactggcatgcaaccagcatttataatgtcttcaattagaagaaattttcctcgtttttatgctagtatgaatcaaatttacaatgagaGACAGTCAatgaggagagaagagatggatggtaggactcctcttcaacactgtctgtatatggccacggagcataattatgtagtttggagggacttggatagtgaggatcagttgactagattattgattgcgaatccaacttctatccagatgctacgttcgtggccccatgttgtgttgatagacacaacgtacaaaacgaataagcaaaagtggcccctttgcgaaatcattggaatgacgccaacgaatcataatttcttggttgcattatgtttgatgcgagatgaggcggctgtgtcttattcttgggtgttggagaggttgagggatatttacgggACAGTGCAGACGCCGGAtgtaatcgtaacggatcgggatgagggtttgtctgcagctattcatgctgtctttccag atgtacgacatctattatgcgtatggcatattggcaatgacgtggagaacatggtcgataaattgtgtggcggcaagaaaaatcaacagggccagttattcaggcaaacaaaatggaaccccttggttaacagtaTGACGATCGCCGATtttgaaaacagatgggaagggattgtgtctacttggtcgactaggaacCGGAGAGTCGTGCAATATTTGGcaggaacatggattcctcacaaagagaaatttgtgcgtgcgtggacgaatgattgtttgcacttgggtaaccagactaccagtagagttgaaagtcaacactcttccttcaagtactacttgggtagcggtaatagctcattcgatacgctgtttaaaagggcgcacgcacaaattacgaatcaacaatcaaaaataagacAAGCTCTTGAGGAATCTAAGAATTCCATTTCAAGAACGTCGCGACTAAATTTTCTACgaccgttgtatcgtcatgtttctatatttgccttggaactattgatgatggagcacaacCGGATGCTAACCCTGGGCAGTTGTCTTTTAGAAAAATGCGgttgtgtcattcaaaaaacccacggattaccatgcgcgtgttactgttacttgtcTATCAGGTCTaatggtgctttgtacttggacgatatacatccgttttggaaaacgttaaagtaTTTAGATGCAGAAGAAGACGCGAACGAAgaagtacggcacgcaaacgccgatgataaagagtactttcaatcgttggtggatgaagttttaaaatccGACCCCTCAGTACTACGACGCgtctctcaggtacttgaacatgaGCTGCACCCCGATGGTGACGACATACCTGAGCCCGaagcaagtccaccgaggaaaggaagaccaatgacaagcagaaccttgaggagaaacaaaagtgcgttTGAGTACAGTAGATCGTCCTCAAGGGGTTGCGGATCAAGATCATCATCACGCGGGAGATCCAGTGGTAGATCAAGCAGCCGGTCGCATCAatcgtcagttggaattaacttcagtttcaacttatcag ATGGTGcagcaggtcgtgatttttcactttttccgtgGCCAGATCACATTCCATTTATTCTTCCGCCATatctgtttgattggattgatgttataggtgacggtaattgtggatttagagctattgccgccacagagttagggggtgaggaagcatggcctctgttacgacgtgcaatgagtttggaaatggaaacGCATAGAGAACAATATGCACGCTTATATTTATCAGCAGATTCGGTGGAGGAAGCTATATTCAGAGTTGGTGCCCACAATAAAGGACCTGCTCCGTACGATCACTGGTTGGAAGCGACAACACTGTATTCTGCAGCAACATTTTTAAACATAGCAATTGCGTATTATGGCTCTGCGGATGGTCATCCAATGTACAATTGTTTAGTGCTTCCTTTAAGAAGAACAGGGGGAATGCATGGCGtaaataaacttatacatattctttgggtaaacgggaatcattatgttcagcttttaatgaacgatgattcatctccactgccgccagtccaaCAAAATTGGAGAGCAGCTAACAATTCATGTGCAGATTTAGAAAGACAATATCGTAATAGGATATCACTTTGGAGTAGAATGTGCAACATACAACGACAACAGCATAATAACACCGCCGGAGACGCGGTGAATTTAGATTCTCCATAg
- the LOC130815802 gene encoding pathogen-associated molecular patterns-induced protein A70-like: MVEAQVIATWLTPTSLFVLLNIILATIFLATKNNSNNNNNNHDLNHQNDVVAAAPQLLRPPSLFTRVPSFNFSNNFYSGVQDPAVTVTRAPSLLYRVTSFNFGRAPQQPQVEGESKKENEKEEVEARDDHVRREKVVEEKDQPQQVEQVLEVSKKKKNNNHNNINNNNNNNNKVKSVKKISKEKTASSKGKDEEIEVDAKADDFINKFKQQLKLQRLESLLRYRNNNTPIAVAATT; this comes from the coding sequence ATGGTGGAAGCTCAAGTTATAGCAACATGGTTGACTCCTACTTCTCTCTTTGTTCTCCTCAATATCATCCTTGCTACCATTTTTCTCGCTACGAAGAACAacagcaataataataataataatcatgattTGAACCACCAAAACGACGTCGTCGCCGCCGCTCCTCAGCTCTTACGTCCGCCTTCACTCTTCACGCGTGTGCCGTCCTTTAATTTctctaataatttttactccGGTGTTCAAGATCCGGCTGTTACAGTCACACGTGCGCCGTCGTTGCTTTACCGAGTGACGTCGTTTAATTTCGGCCGCGCTCCTCAACAGCCGCAGGTTGAAGGCGAGAGTAAGAAGGAAAACGAGAAGGAAGAGGTTGAGGCACGTGATGATCAtgtgaggagagagaaagttgtTGAAGAAAAAGATCAGCCTCAACAGGTAGAGCAGGTGTTGGAGGttagtaagaaaaagaaaaacaacaaccacaataatattaacaataataacaataataataacaaagtgAAATCGGTGAAGAAAATAAGTAAAGAGAAAACGGCGTCGTCGAAAGGTAAGGATGAAGAGATAGAAGTAGATGCAAAGGCAgatgattttataaataaatttaagcaGCAGTTGAAGTTACAGCGTTTGGAATCTTTGCTTCGTTACAGGAATAATAATACTCCCATTGCTGTTGCTGCCACCACTTGA
- the LOC130815688 gene encoding LOW QUALITY PROTEIN: calcium-transporting ATPase 12, plasma membrane-type-like (The sequence of the model RefSeq protein was modified relative to this genomic sequence to represent the inferred CDS: inserted 2 bases in 2 codons; deleted 4 bases in 3 codons; substituted 3 bases at 3 genomic stop codons), translating to MEQSEKEWVNIAGPTPNPNYLVQKPPSHGLLHFVWEAFKDFTILILMFCAAHSLGFGIKEKGLKQGWYDGGSIFLAVFLVISVSSFSNFRQSKQFEKLSKKSNNIEVDVIRSGXRQQISIFEIVVDVVCLKIGDQIPADGLFIDGHSLQIDESSMTGETEYINISSTTPILDSGTKVADGYGKMVVTSGXMNTTWGKMMSSVSRNTNEETPLQSRLNKLTSDIGKLGLAIAFFVXLLVRYFTGHTKDDNGTREFNGSRTSVNDVLNSVVKIVVAAVTIVVVAIPEGLPLTGTLTLAXRMVDDQAMVRKLSEFSGSPTEKALLSWAVLELNMDMQKLSQDYAILHVEAFNSQKKRSGVLIKKKEDHKGYVHWKGAENCSSYYDVSGNLLPIDRDAKKTFEQIIQSMAASSLRCIAFAYKQVFLEEGEEIVNEKLTDDGVALLAIVGLKDPCRLGVKKAIQDCQNAGVNIKMITGDNLFTAQAIAVECGIPQPGDNINDVVEGHVFRNYTEEERMEKIDKLRVMARSSPFDKLLVVQCLKQKGHVVAVTGDGTSDAPALKEADIGLSMGIQGTEVTKESSDIVILDDNFASVETILNWGRFVYNNNQKFIQFQLTVNVAALTINFVAAVSAGEVPLTAVQLLWVNLIMDTLGALALATEKPTKELMKNKPVGRTEPLITNIMWRNLMAQALYQIAVLVTLQFKXEAIFGVESKVKDMLLFNTFVLCQVFNEFNARKLEKKNIFEGIYKNKLFLAIIGITIILKKFANTESLNWGQWGACVSIAVVSWPLGWLVKLIPVAAKPFFSYKGKYICFWKKH from the exons ATGGAACAGAGCGAAAAAGAATGGGTTAATATCGCAGGCCCAACTCCCAA ccctaattaTTTGGTACAAAAACCGCCTTCTCATGGGCTATTACACTTTGTTTGGGAAGCTTTTAAGGATTTCACAATACTTATTCTTATGTTTTGTGCTGCTCATTCTCTTGGGTTTGGGATCAAGGAGAAAGGCCTTAAACAAGGATGGTATGATGGAGGTAGCATTTTTCTTGCTGTTTTTCTTGTCATTAGTGTTTCATCTTTTAGTAACTTTAGACAAAGTAAGCAGTTTGAGAAGTTATCTAAAAAAAGCAATAACATCGAAGTAGATGTTATAAGAAGTGGGTGAAGGCAACAAATTTCGATTTTTGAGATCGTTGTTGATGTTGTGTGCTTGAAAATTGGAGATCAGATACCTGCTGATGGCTTGTTTATCGACGGTCATTCGTTACAAATTGACGAGTCTAGCATGACCGGAGAAACCGAGTACATCAACATT TCGAGTACAACACCCATTCTTGACTCAGGTACAAAAGTTGCTGACGGGTATGGCAAGATGGTTGTTACATCAGGCTAGATGAACACAACATGGGGTAAAATGATGAGCTCTGTCAGCCGCAACACAAATGAGGAAACACCATTACAATCTCGGCTAAACAAGCTAACTTCTGACATAGGTAAGCTTGGTTTGGCCATCGCTTTCTTTG CTTTGTTGGTTCGGTACTTCACTGGGCATACGAAAGATGATAATGGTACAAGAGAATTTAACGGAAGCAGAACAAGTGTAAATGATGTACTAAACTCTGTC GTCAAAATTGTTGTTGCTGCTGTTACTATAGTTGTGGTTGCAATTCCAGAGGGATTGCCATTGACTGGCACTCTCACACTCG TAAGAATGGTGGATGATCAAGCTATGGTTCGTAAACT GTCTGAGTTTTCAGGCAGCCCAACAGAGAAGGCTCTTCTCTCTTGGGCAGTATTGGAGCTCAATATGGATATGCAAAAGTTGAGTCAGGATTATGCAATCCTTCATGTGGAAGCGTTCAATTCACAGAAGAAAAGAAGTGGCGTAttgataaagaaaaaggaagatcATAAAGGTTATGTACACTGGAAAGGTGCAGAAAATTGCTCAAGTTACTATGATGTATCAGGAAATTTGCTTCCAATCGATAGAGATGCAAAGAAGACATTCGAGCAAATAATTCAAAGCATGGCAGCAAGCAGCCTAAGATGTATTGCGTTTGCGTACAAACAAGTATTCCTAGAAGAGGGTGAAGAAATAGTCAATGAAAAACTCACTGATGATGGTGTTGCTTTGCTCGCAATTGTGGGTCTCAAAGATCCATGCCGGCTTGGGGTAAAGAAAGCTATTCAAGATTGCCAAAATGCTGGAGTTAACATCAAGATGATCACAGGGGACAATCTTTTCACAGCACAAGCCATAGCCGTTGAATGTGGGATCCCTCAACCAGGTGACAACATCAATGATGTTGTTGAAGGTCATGTATTTCGGAATTACACTGAGGAAGAAAGGATggaaaaaatagataaattacGTGTCATGGCTAGATCTTCTCCTTTCGATAAGCTCCTCGTGGTACAATGTCTCAAACAAAAAGGTCATGTTGTTGCAGTAACCGGTGATGGCACAAGCGATGCACCAGCACTCAAAGAAGCAGATATAGGGCTTTCTATGGGAATACAAGGGACTGAAGTCACTAAAGAGAGCTCAGATATT GTCATCCTAGATGATAATTTCGCTTCAGTGGAAACCATTTTAAATTGGGGTAGATTTGTCTATAACAACAACCAAAAATTCATCCAGTTTCAGCTAACAGTAAATGTTGCAGCTCTCACAATCAACTTTGTCGCAGCAGTTTCAGCAGGTGAGGTGCCATTAACAGCAGTTCAACTCTTATGGGTTAACTTGATCATGGACACCTTAGGCGCCCTGGCTCTTGCAACAGAGAAACCCACAAAAGAATTAATGAAAAACAAGCCTGTTGGAAGAACCGAGCCACTTATTACCAATATCATGTGGAGGAACTTGATGGCTCAAGCCCTATACCAGATAGCCGTCCTTGTAACTTTACAGTTCAAGTGAGAAGCGATATTTGGTGTAGAAAGCAAAGTGAAAGATATGTTATTATTCAACACCTTTGTATTGTGTCAGGTATTCAATGAATTCAACGCAAGGAAGCTCGAAAAGAAGAACATTTTCGAGGGGATATATAAGAACAAGCTATTCCTAGCCATCATTGGGATAACCATTATTCTCAAGAAATTTGCCAATACAGAGAGTTTAAACTGGGGACAATGGGGCGCTTGTGTCAGCATTGCAGTTGTATCTTGGCCTCTAGGGTGGCTTGTCAAGCTCATACCTGTTGCTGCAAAACCATTTTTCAGCTACAAAGGGAAGTACATATGCTTCTGGAAGAAGCACTAG
- the LOC130815113 gene encoding glucan endo-1,3-beta-glucosidase-like: MMKHIILPILYLLLSTTTSSAIMGINYGRVANNLPQPSKVANFLTSKTTLKHVKIFDFDPQILQGFANTNISLTITIPNANIPQLTNPSLAQSWIATNIIPYYPKTIIRYIIMGNEVQFSGDQTLMNNTIKAMNSIYQALLSKNLTKIKVTTPHSLAILERSKYPSFARFKMGYEKVFFIPLLEFHRKTKSPFMVNPYPYFGFDPNNVNFATFKENDGLLDKSTGLRYYNMFDYLMDAVYSSMKRLGYDDVEINVGETGWPSLGDPSEPFATLENAVSYNSNLIKHVSSGNGTPLMPNRTLETYIFALFNENLKSSTSERNYGLFRPDFTPVYDVGVFNP, encoded by the exons atgatgaaacATATCATCCTCCCCATACTCTACCTCCTCCTCTCCACCACCACCTCCTCCGCCATCATGGGTATCAACTACGGCCGTGTCGCCAACAACCTCCCACAACCTTCCAAAGTAGCAAACTTCCTCACATCCAAAACCACCCTCAAACATGTAAAAATCTTTGACTTTGATCCTCAAATCCTCCAAGGATTTGCCAACACCAATATCTCCCTAACCATCACCATCCCTAACGCCAACATCCCTCAACTCACCAATCCTTCATTAGCTCAATCATGGATTGCTACAAATATCATCCCTTACTACCCTAAAACAATTATACGTTATATCATCATGGGTAATGAGGTTCAATTTTCTGGTGATCAAACCCTAATGAACAACaccattaaagctatgaattcAATTTATCAAGCACTTTTAtctaagaatttaactaaaattaagGTTACAACCCCACACTCTTTAGCTATATTGGAAAGGTCAAAGTATCCTAGTTTTGCGCGTTTTAAAATGGGTTATGAAAAGGTGTTTTTTATCCCATTATTGGAATTCCATCGTAAAACAAAATCTCCATTCATGGTTAATCCGTACCCTTACTTTGGGTTTGATCCTAACAATGTAAATTTTGCGACATTCAAGGAAAATGATGGCTTATTGGATAAGTCAACGGGGTTAAG GTACTACAACATGTTTGATTACTTAATGGATGCGGTTTACTCCTCGATGAAGCGGTTGGGTTATGATGACGTGGAAATAAACGTGGGTGAAACCGGTTGGCCTTCGTTAGGTGACCCGAGTGAACCGTTTGCAACATTGGAAAATGCGGTGTCGTATAACTCAAATTTGATTAAGCATGTGAGTTCTGGGAATGGTACGCCATTGATGCCGAATCGCACTTTAGAAACTTACATATTTGCCCTTTTTAATGAGAATCTCAAGTCCAGTACCAGCGAGCGCAATTACGGTTTATTTAGACCGGATTTTACTCCGGTTTATGATGTTGGTGTGTTCAACCCTTGA
- the LOC130815040 gene encoding translation machinery-associated protein 22 isoform X2, giving the protein MAEKPEPMKVLYCGVCGLPAEYCEFGPEFEKCKPWLIQNAPDIYPDLINESSSKEVNKVSDQLQSTSISAGGSTSQPEEVKRLPGGKVKKKDKKEVIIEKMVRNKRKCITTVKGLELFGVKLSDASKKLGKKFATGASVVKGPTEKEQIDVQGDIAYDIVEFITDTWPDVPETAIFFIEEGKKVPAA; this is encoded by the exons ATGGCGGAGAAGCCCGAGCCAATGAAGGTTCTGTATTGTGGAGTTTGCGGGTTACCCGCTGAGTACTGTGAATTCGGTCCCGAATTCGAAAAATGCAAACCCTGGTTGATCCAGAATGCTCCTGATATCTATCCTGACCTTATTAATG AGAGTAGTAGTAAAGAAGTTAATAAGGTGTCTGACCAGTTGCAGTCCACTTCAATTTCTGCCG GTGGCTCAACATCTCAACCTGAAGAAGTAAAGCGACTTCCTGGTGGGAAAGTTAAGAAGAAA GATAAGAAAGAAGTTATTATTGAGAAGATGGTACGAAATAAGCGAAAATGTATCACCACTGTTAAAGGACTAGAGCTTTTTG GTGTTAAACTTAGTGATGCTTCAAAGAAGCTAGGCAAAAAGTTTGCAACTGGTGCTTCTGTTGTTAAG GGACCTACGGAAAAGGAGCAGATTGATGTTCAAGGGGATATcgcctatgatattgtggagtTTATTACAGACACTTGGCCTGAT GTCCCAGAAACTGCAATTTTCTTTATCGAGGAAGGGAAGAAGGTTCCAGCAGCTTGA
- the LOC130815040 gene encoding uncharacterized protein LOC130815040 isoform X5, giving the protein MAEKPEPMKVLYCGVCGLPAEYCEFGPEFEKCKPWLIQNAPDIYPDLINESSSKEVNKVSDQLQSTSISAEFEGGCNYLLNLLACFPTSLQHLYVLPACAMIMRKGLQDFGFTSKGCLPFMFHRFPMTSNYDVGEDMASVRRECRERNGPNERNIRE; this is encoded by the exons ATGGCGGAGAAGCCCGAGCCAATGAAGGTTCTGTATTGTGGAGTTTGCGGGTTACCCGCTGAGTACTGTGAATTCGGTCCCGAATTCGAAAAATGCAAACCCTGGTTGATCCAGAATGCTCCTGATATCTATCCTGACCTTATTAATG AGAGTAGTAGTAAAGAAGTTAATAAGGTGTCTGACCAGTTGCAGTCCACTTCAATTTCTGCCG AATTTGAAGGAGGTTGCAACTATTTGCTAAATCTTTTGGCCTGTTTCCCAACAAGTTTACAACATCTCTATGTGCTTCCTGCATGTGCAATGATTATGCGGAAAGGATTACAGGATTTTGGATTTACTAGTAAGGGATGCCTTCCCTTCATGTTCCACAGGTTTCCTATGACTTCAAACTATGATGTAGGTGAGGATATGGCAAGCGTTAGAAGGGAATGCAGGGAGCGGAATGGTCCAAATGAAAGGAATATCAGAGAATAA
- the LOC130815040 gene encoding uncharacterized protein LOC130815040 isoform X1, whose amino-acid sequence MLLISILTLLMRVVVKKLIRCLTSCSPLQFLPGWGQHKHLRCMAWLKLVQSVLSSTSVYWSHVFTLPRSIQSVLSGGSTSQPEEVKRLPGGKVKKKDKKEVIIEKMVRNKRKCITTVKGLELFGVKLSDASKKLGKKFATGASVVKGPTEKEQIDVQGDIAYDIVEFITDTWPDVPETAIFFIEEGKKVPAA is encoded by the exons ATGCTCCTGATATCTATCCTGACCTTATTAATG AGAGTAGTAGTAAAGAAGTTAATAAGGTGTCTGACCAGTTGCAGTCCACTTCAATTTCTGCCG GGCTGGGGGCAACATAAGCACCTTCGCTGTATGGCTTGGCTCAAATTAGTCCAGTCAGTTCTGTCAAGTACAAGTGTTTACTGGTCTCATGTGTTTACTTTGCCTAGATCAATCCAGTCAGTTCTGTCAG GTGGCTCAACATCTCAACCTGAAGAAGTAAAGCGACTTCCTGGTGGGAAAGTTAAGAAGAAA GATAAGAAAGAAGTTATTATTGAGAAGATGGTACGAAATAAGCGAAAATGTATCACCACTGTTAAAGGACTAGAGCTTTTTG GTGTTAAACTTAGTGATGCTTCAAAGAAGCTAGGCAAAAAGTTTGCAACTGGTGCTTCTGTTGTTAAG GGACCTACGGAAAAGGAGCAGATTGATGTTCAAGGGGATATcgcctatgatattgtggagtTTATTACAGACACTTGGCCTGAT GTCCCAGAAACTGCAATTTTCTTTATCGAGGAAGGGAAGAAGGTTCCAGCAGCTTGA
- the LOC130815040 gene encoding uncharacterized protein LOC130815040 isoform X3 — MSFCRAICMGLKNLKGWGQHKHLRCMAWLKLVQSVLSSTSVYWSHVFTLPRSIQSVLSGGSTSQPEEVKRLPGGKVKKKDKKEVIIEKMVRNKRKCITTVKGLELFGVKLSDASKKLGKKFATGASVVKGPTEKEQIDVQGDIAYDIVEFITDTWPDVPETAIFFIEEGKKVPAA; from the exons ATGTCTTTTTGTAGAGCTATATGTATGGGCCTCAAGAACCTCAAG GGCTGGGGGCAACATAAGCACCTTCGCTGTATGGCTTGGCTCAAATTAGTCCAGTCAGTTCTGTCAAGTACAAGTGTTTACTGGTCTCATGTGTTTACTTTGCCTAGATCAATCCAGTCAGTTCTGTCAG GTGGCTCAACATCTCAACCTGAAGAAGTAAAGCGACTTCCTGGTGGGAAAGTTAAGAAGAAA GATAAGAAAGAAGTTATTATTGAGAAGATGGTACGAAATAAGCGAAAATGTATCACCACTGTTAAAGGACTAGAGCTTTTTG GTGTTAAACTTAGTGATGCTTCAAAGAAGCTAGGCAAAAAGTTTGCAACTGGTGCTTCTGTTGTTAAG GGACCTACGGAAAAGGAGCAGATTGATGTTCAAGGGGATATcgcctatgatattgtggagtTTATTACAGACACTTGGCCTGAT GTCCCAGAAACTGCAATTTTCTTTATCGAGGAAGGGAAGAAGGTTCCAGCAGCTTGA
- the LOC130815040 gene encoding uncharacterized protein LOC130815040 isoform X4 — translation MILLCNMGWGQHKHLRCMAWLKLVQSVLSSTSVYWSHVFTLPRSIQSVLSGGSTSQPEEVKRLPGGKVKKKDKKEVIIEKMVRNKRKCITTVKGLELFGVKLSDASKKLGKKFATGASVVKGPTEKEQIDVQGDIAYDIVEFITDTWPDVPETAIFFIEEGKKVPAA, via the exons ATGATTCTGTTATGCAATATG GGCTGGGGGCAACATAAGCACCTTCGCTGTATGGCTTGGCTCAAATTAGTCCAGTCAGTTCTGTCAAGTACAAGTGTTTACTGGTCTCATGTGTTTACTTTGCCTAGATCAATCCAGTCAGTTCTGTCAG GTGGCTCAACATCTCAACCTGAAGAAGTAAAGCGACTTCCTGGTGGGAAAGTTAAGAAGAAA GATAAGAAAGAAGTTATTATTGAGAAGATGGTACGAAATAAGCGAAAATGTATCACCACTGTTAAAGGACTAGAGCTTTTTG GTGTTAAACTTAGTGATGCTTCAAAGAAGCTAGGCAAAAAGTTTGCAACTGGTGCTTCTGTTGTTAAG GGACCTACGGAAAAGGAGCAGATTGATGTTCAAGGGGATATcgcctatgatattgtggagtTTATTACAGACACTTGGCCTGAT GTCCCAGAAACTGCAATTTTCTTTATCGAGGAAGGGAAGAAGGTTCCAGCAGCTTGA